A window of the Streptomyces albireticuli genome harbors these coding sequences:
- a CDS encoding precorrin-8X methylmutase — protein MFEYDKDGASIYRQSFATIRAEADLGGLPPDVSRVVVRMIHACGMTDLVRDVSYSPRVVERASEALRAGAPILCDANMVASGVTRKRLPAGNEVLCTLTDPAVPDLARRMGTTRSAAALELWREKLDGAVVAVGNAPTALFRLLEMVAEGAPRPAAVIGIPVGFIGAAESKDALADSPLGLEYLVVRGRRGGSAMAAAAINAIASEEE, from the coding sequence GTGTTCGAGTACGACAAGGACGGCGCGTCCATCTACCGCCAGTCCTTCGCCACCATCCGGGCCGAGGCGGACCTCGGCGGACTGCCGCCGGACGTGAGCCGGGTCGTGGTCCGCATGATCCACGCCTGCGGGATGACCGACCTCGTACGGGACGTCTCGTACAGCCCGCGGGTCGTGGAGCGGGCGAGCGAGGCGCTGCGCGCCGGCGCGCCGATCCTGTGCGACGCGAACATGGTGGCCAGCGGCGTCACCCGCAAGCGGCTGCCCGCCGGCAACGAGGTGCTGTGCACCCTCACCGACCCGGCGGTCCCCGACCTCGCGCGGCGCATGGGAACCACGCGCAGCGCGGCCGCGCTGGAGCTGTGGCGCGAGAAGCTGGACGGCGCGGTGGTGGCCGTCGGCAACGCGCCCACCGCCCTGTTCCGCCTCCTGGAGATGGTGGCCGAGGGCGCGCCCCGGCCGGCCGCCGTCATCGGCATACCGGTCGGCTTCATCGGCGCCGCCGAGTCCAAGGACGCCCTGGCGGACAGCCCGCTGGGGCTGGAGTACCTGGTGGTGCGGGGCCGGCGTGGCGGCAGCGCCATGGCCGCGGCCGCGATCAACGCGATAGCGAGCGAGGAAGAGTGA
- a CDS encoding precorrin-2 C(20)-methyltransferase, whose protein sequence is MSEQPLTTGRLYGVGLGPGDPDLMTVRAVEAIAAADVVAYHSARHGRSIARSIAERHLRPDHIEERLVYPVTTETTDHPGGYRAAMEEFYEEAAARLAAHLDAGRTVAVLAEGDPLFYSSYMHMHKRLAHRYPTEVVPGVTSFSAAAARLGEPLVEGEEVLTILPGTLPEEELAARLASTDSAVVMKLGRTFPTVRGALERAGRLEEARYVERATMSGERTGRLADVDPESVPYFSVAVLPSRVGAAPAAPDAGRGRVVVVGLGPAGPLWLTPEARGELAAADDVVGYSTYVDRVPARPGQRRHASDNKVESERAEFALDLAREGRRVAVVSSGDPGVFAMATAVLEVASEDPYREIPVRIVPGMTAAHAAASRAGAPLGHDYAVVSLSDRLKPWEVIAERLRAAAAADLVLALYNPGSRSRVWQVGKARDLLLEHRAPETPVVLGRDVGGPEESVRVVRLGDLDPADVDMRTILLVGSTQTRTVRRGPGGGEEIVWTPRRYPEG, encoded by the coding sequence GTGAGCGAGCAGCCTTTGACGACGGGCCGGCTGTACGGGGTGGGACTCGGCCCCGGCGACCCGGACCTGATGACCGTGCGGGCCGTCGAGGCCATCGCCGCGGCGGACGTGGTCGCGTACCACAGCGCCCGGCACGGCCGGTCGATCGCGCGCTCGATCGCGGAACGCCATCTGCGCCCCGACCACATCGAGGAGCGGCTGGTCTACCCGGTCACGACGGAGACCACGGACCACCCCGGCGGCTACCGGGCCGCCATGGAGGAGTTCTACGAGGAGGCCGCCGCCCGGCTGGCCGCGCACCTCGACGCGGGCCGCACGGTGGCGGTGCTCGCCGAGGGCGACCCGCTCTTCTACAGCTCGTACATGCACATGCACAAGCGGCTGGCCCACCGCTACCCGACCGAGGTGGTCCCCGGCGTCACGTCGTTCAGCGCGGCGGCGGCCCGGCTGGGCGAGCCGCTGGTGGAGGGCGAGGAGGTGCTGACGATCCTGCCGGGCACGCTGCCCGAGGAGGAGCTCGCGGCCCGGCTGGCCTCGACCGACTCGGCCGTGGTGATGAAGCTCGGCCGGACCTTCCCGACGGTGCGGGGCGCGCTGGAGCGCGCGGGCCGGCTGGAGGAGGCGCGGTACGTCGAGCGCGCCACGATGAGCGGGGAGCGTACGGGCCGGCTGGCCGACGTGGACCCGGAGTCGGTGCCGTACTTCTCGGTGGCGGTGCTGCCGAGCCGCGTGGGCGCGGCCCCGGCGGCGCCGGACGCGGGCCGGGGCCGGGTCGTGGTCGTCGGGCTCGGCCCGGCCGGCCCGCTGTGGCTCACGCCGGAGGCGCGGGGCGAGCTGGCGGCGGCCGATGACGTCGTCGGCTACAGCACGTACGTGGACCGGGTGCCGGCGCGCCCCGGGCAGCGGCGGCACGCCTCCGACAACAAGGTGGAGTCCGAGCGCGCCGAGTTCGCGCTCGACCTCGCGCGCGAGGGGCGGCGGGTCGCCGTCGTCTCGTCGGGTGACCCGGGCGTCTTCGCGATGGCGACGGCGGTCCTGGAGGTCGCCTCCGAGGACCCGTACCGCGAGATCCCGGTCCGGATCGTCCCCGGCATGACGGCCGCCCACGCGGCCGCCTCCCGGGCGGGCGCCCCCCTGGGCCACGACTACGCGGTCGTCTCCCTCTCCGACCGGCTCAAGCCCTGGGAGGTCATCGCGGAGCGACTGCGCGCCGCGGCGGCCGCGGACCTGGTCCTGGCCCTGTACAACCCCGGCTCCCGCAGCCGCGTCTGGCAGGTGGGCAAGGCCCGTGACCTCCTCCTCGAACACCGCGCCCCGGAGACCCCTGTGGTCCTCGGCCGCGACGTGGGCGGCCCGGAGGAGAGCGTCCGCGTCGTCCGCCTGGGCGACCTCGACCCGGCCGACGTCGACATGCGCACGATCCTGCTGGTGGGCTCCACCCAGACCCGGACGGTCCGCCGGGGCCCGGGGGGCGGCGAGGAGATCGTCTGGACGCCTCGGCGGTATCCGGAGGGATGA
- a CDS encoding cobalt-precorrin-6A reductase yields MSAQRHILVLGGTTEARQLAAELAGDPALRVTTSLAGRVARPRLPAGQVRIGGFGGPEGMARWLREQQVDALIDATHPFAGTISFHAAQAAASVHVPLLALRRAGWVPGPGDRWHQVSTLTDAADALPALGERVFLTTGRMGLATFAHLTAQWFLVRSVDAPEPPMPPRTEILLDRGPFTVEGETELLRRHRIDVLVTKDSGAAATSAKLVAAREAGVPVVVVRRPPVPDGVPEVADPAGAVDWVRALPG; encoded by the coding sequence GTGAGCGCCCAGCGCCACATCCTCGTTCTCGGCGGCACCACCGAGGCGCGGCAGCTCGCCGCCGAGCTCGCCGGGGACCCCGCGCTGCGGGTCACGACCTCGCTCGCCGGACGTGTCGCCCGGCCCCGGCTGCCCGCCGGGCAGGTGCGGATCGGAGGGTTCGGGGGGCCCGAGGGCATGGCCCGCTGGCTGCGCGAGCAGCAGGTGGACGCGCTCATCGACGCCACCCATCCTTTCGCCGGCACGATCAGTTTCCACGCGGCGCAGGCCGCCGCGTCCGTCCATGTTCCCTTGCTCGCCCTCCGCCGCGCCGGGTGGGTACCCGGCCCCGGCGACCGATGGCACCAGGTCAGCACCCTGACCGACGCCGCGGACGCCCTGCCGGCCCTCGGCGAACGCGTCTTCCTCACCACCGGCCGCATGGGCCTCGCCACCTTCGCGCACCTGACCGCCCAGTGGTTCCTCGTCCGCTCCGTGGACGCCCCGGAACCCCCCATGCCACCCCGCACGGAGATCCTCCTGGACCGGGGCCCCTTCACCGTGGAGGGCGAGACGGAACTCCTGCGCCGCCACCGCATCGACGTCCTGGTGACGAAGGACAGCGGGGCGGCGGCGACCTCGGCGAAGCTCGTCGCGGCGCGCGAGGCGGGCGTACCGGTGGTGGTCGTCCGGAGGCCCCCGGTCCCGGACGGCGTGCCGGAGGTGGCGGACCCGGCCGGGGCGGTGGACTGGGTACGGGCGCTGCCCGGCTGA
- a CDS encoding cobalt-precorrin-5B (C(1))-methyltransferase has translation MTLPRAEPPVAEPLAGQVTGGRTAQLAHTGMRHGWTTGACATAATTAAYTALLTGEFPDPVTITLPKGQTPAFALAAERAHGDGRVMAAIVKDAGDDPDVTHGALIRSTVRVLPPGSGVVFRAGPGVGTVTRPGLPLPVGEPAINPVPRQMMRDHVAETAARHGGTGDVEIEVSVDHGEEIARSTWNPRLGILGGISILGTTGIVVPYSCSAWIDSIRRGVDVARAAGRTHVAGCTGSTSEKVAVAVHGLPEDALLDMGDFAGAVLKYVRRHPVDRLTVAGGFAKLSKLAAGHLDLHSARSQVDKGFLAELARRGGAGEELAAAVAGANTGLDALQRCAAEGVPLGDLVAATARDEALAVLRGAPVTVDVICIDRAGTIVGRAEPRGPRDL, from the coding sequence ATGACGCTTCCACGGGCGGAGCCCCCCGTGGCTGAGCCCCTCGCCGGTCAGGTCACCGGCGGCCGGACCGCGCAGCTCGCGCACACCGGGATGCGGCACGGCTGGACGACCGGCGCCTGTGCGACGGCCGCGACCACGGCCGCGTACACGGCGCTGCTGACCGGGGAGTTCCCCGACCCGGTGACGATCACGCTGCCCAAGGGCCAGACGCCCGCGTTCGCGCTCGCCGCGGAGCGGGCGCACGGCGACGGCCGGGTGATGGCGGCGATCGTGAAGGACGCCGGCGACGATCCGGACGTCACGCACGGGGCGCTGATCCGCTCGACGGTACGGGTCCTGCCGCCCGGCTCGGGCGTGGTGTTCCGGGCGGGGCCGGGCGTGGGGACGGTCACCCGGCCGGGGCTGCCGCTGCCGGTCGGGGAGCCCGCGATCAACCCCGTGCCACGGCAGATGATGCGCGACCACGTGGCGGAGACGGCCGCCCGGCACGGCGGTACGGGCGACGTCGAGATCGAGGTGTCCGTGGACCACGGCGAGGAGATCGCCCGGTCCACCTGGAACCCCCGGCTCGGGATCCTCGGCGGCATCTCGATCCTGGGCACGACGGGCATCGTCGTGCCGTATTCGTGCTCGGCGTGGATCGACAGCATCCGGCGCGGCGTGGACGTGGCCCGCGCGGCGGGGCGTACGCACGTGGCGGGGTGCACGGGCTCGACGTCGGAGAAGGTGGCTGTGGCGGTGCACGGGCTGCCGGAGGACGCGCTGCTGGACATGGGCGACTTCGCGGGGGCGGTGCTGAAGTACGTGCGGCGGCACCCGGTGGACCGGCTGACGGTCGCGGGCGGCTTCGCGAAGCTGTCCAAGCTGGCGGCGGGCCATCTGGACCTGCACTCGGCGCGTTCGCAGGTGGACAAGGGGTTCCTGGCGGAGCTGGCCCGGCGCGGCGGCGCCGGCGAGGAACTGGCGGCCGCCGTGGCGGGTGCCAACACCGGCCTGGACGCTCTCCAGCGGTGCGCGGCCGAGGGCGTCCCGCTCGGCGACCTGGTGGCGGCGACGGCCCGGGACGAGGCGCTGGCCGTGCTGCGCGGCGCGCCCGTCACGGTCGACGTCATCTGCATCGACCGCGCGGGCACGATCGTGGGCCGCGCGGAGCCACGGGGTCCGCGCGACCTGTGA
- a CDS encoding helix-turn-helix domain-containing protein, which yields MSPDATPDPYAEPIGFGQRLQLLRTRRGMSRVVLAGLVGRSPSWVKAVESGRLQTPKLHTILRIAEALRVGDLVDLTGDQTTHVDLFTGPGHKRLPVVKAAVDAFLLPADLEAPPTEHLQARLARAWKARHSAPHHRDVIGQLLPDLIRDAQLAVRQAEAKPTLRAAQAVLSEVYSLSQFFIAYQPDAHLLWRVVERSMIAARESEDPHAIGVAAWLAAQAHRDSGPTHYDAADAVTMETLEYLQPLLADAGPGVLAIAGALRFEAGYTAARRGNQGSAWGHFDKARAMSKTLPPGYYHPITSFSEAIMGAHAVTVAVELRAGGESVKQAAAADALTIPSLPRRARHRIEEARGYQLDGQPDTALATLDKAFESAPETVRYNGYAKGIILEQTESRTPTRRRRASELAVKIGILAA from the coding sequence GTGTCACCAGATGCTACCCCCGACCCGTATGCCGAACCGATCGGCTTCGGGCAACGACTGCAACTGCTTCGAACGCGACGAGGAATGAGTCGAGTTGTTCTGGCCGGCCTGGTGGGCCGGTCACCCAGCTGGGTGAAGGCAGTGGAAAGCGGACGTCTTCAGACCCCCAAGCTACACACGATCCTGCGCATCGCCGAGGCTCTGCGCGTCGGTGACCTTGTTGACCTGACCGGCGATCAAACCACCCACGTTGATCTCTTCACCGGCCCCGGCCACAAACGACTCCCGGTGGTGAAGGCAGCAGTCGACGCCTTCCTGCTCCCCGCAGATCTTGAAGCGCCGCCAACTGAGCACCTGCAAGCGCGCCTTGCCCGAGCCTGGAAAGCCCGCCACTCAGCACCCCACCACCGCGACGTGATCGGCCAGCTACTCCCCGACCTCATCCGCGACGCCCAACTTGCCGTACGGCAGGCCGAAGCCAAGCCGACCCTCCGCGCTGCGCAGGCTGTCCTGTCGGAGGTCTACTCCCTGTCGCAGTTCTTCATCGCCTACCAACCGGACGCCCATCTACTGTGGCGAGTGGTGGAGCGCAGCATGATCGCCGCCCGGGAGTCCGAGGACCCACATGCCATCGGCGTCGCCGCGTGGCTCGCCGCACAGGCACACCGCGACAGCGGCCCCACACACTACGACGCCGCAGATGCGGTCACCATGGAAACGCTGGAGTACCTGCAACCCCTGCTCGCCGACGCCGGTCCAGGGGTCCTGGCCATCGCCGGCGCGCTCCGGTTCGAGGCCGGCTACACCGCCGCGCGCCGAGGGAATCAGGGGAGCGCCTGGGGCCACTTCGACAAGGCCAGGGCCATGTCGAAGACCTTGCCCCCCGGCTACTACCACCCGATCACCTCGTTCTCGGAGGCGATCATGGGTGCCCACGCTGTGACTGTCGCTGTCGAGCTCCGGGCAGGAGGCGAGAGCGTCAAGCAAGCCGCAGCGGCGGACGCCCTGACGATCCCCTCCCTGCCACGCCGGGCCCGGCACCGTATCGAGGAAGCCCGGGGCTACCAACTGGACGGCCAGCCGGACACCGCGCTCGCCACCCTGGACAAGGCGTTCGAGTCCGCGCCGGAAACCGTTCGGTACAACGGCTACGCCAAGGGCATCATCCTTGAGCAGACCGAGTCCCGGACACCGACCCGACGCCGCCGCGCCTCGGAGCTGGCCGTGAAGATCGGCATCCTCGCGGCGTAG
- a CDS encoding serine hydrolase domain-containing protein — translation MSKHISKVLRGALVALTAAGVVGGAAVVPAGATTQGKGSHAATQAALDGLVAAGMPGVAAGTWTPQGTWSGSAGYADTDAKRKRTADDHFRAGSITKSFVATVLLQLEAEGKLSLDDSLERRLPGVVKGNGYDATKITIRQLLNHTSGVHDMVYTPEWDKEMNGPGFFEHRYDIKTPEQIVAMGIKYGPDFEPGKGWRYSNTNFVLGGMIIEKVTGKPYAREVERRIVKPLGLKETTFPGTDPKLPAPHPVGYSKLYVPNPGPRIYDATEYRPSWSGATGEVVSTSGDLNRFYSALLQGKLLPKKQLDAMLTTVETGEHYTYGLGIISRKLTCGVQVYGHDGVVWGSLSGAAGTRDGKHMLTFNINGDWLDQSPPFENMFEGEFCGTATKSDKKPAARAALGPVNR, via the coding sequence ATGTCCAAGCACATATCGAAGGTTCTGCGGGGTGCGCTGGTCGCGCTCACCGCGGCGGGTGTCGTCGGGGGCGCGGCGGTCGTCCCGGCCGGCGCCACGACGCAGGGCAAGGGCTCGCACGCCGCGACGCAGGCCGCCCTGGACGGCCTCGTCGCCGCGGGCATGCCGGGCGTCGCCGCCGGGACCTGGACGCCCCAGGGCACCTGGTCCGGCTCGGCCGGCTACGCCGACACGGACGCCAAGCGCAAGCGGACCGCTGACGACCACTTCCGTGCGGGCAGCATCACCAAGTCCTTCGTCGCCACCGTCCTGCTCCAGCTGGAGGCCGAGGGCAAGCTGAGCCTGGACGACTCCTTGGAGCGCCGCCTGCCCGGCGTCGTGAAGGGCAACGGCTACGACGCCACCAAGATCACGATCCGTCAGCTCCTCAACCACACCAGCGGCGTGCACGACATGGTGTACACCCCGGAGTGGGACAAGGAGATGAACGGCCCCGGGTTCTTCGAGCACCGCTACGACATCAAGACGCCCGAGCAGATCGTCGCCATGGGCATCAAGTACGGCCCCGACTTCGAGCCGGGCAAGGGCTGGCGCTACTCCAACACCAACTTCGTCCTCGGCGGCATGATCATCGAGAAGGTCACCGGGAAGCCGTACGCCCGCGAGGTGGAGCGCCGCATCGTCAAGCCGCTCGGCCTGAAGGAGACGACCTTCCCGGGCACCGACCCGAAGCTGCCGGCCCCGCACCCCGTCGGCTACTCCAAGCTCTACGTGCCCAACCCGGGCCCGCGGATCTACGACGCCACCGAGTACCGGCCGTCCTGGTCCGGCGCCACCGGCGAGGTCGTGAGCACCAGCGGCGACCTCAACCGCTTCTACAGCGCGCTGCTCCAGGGCAAGCTGCTGCCGAAGAAGCAGCTCGACGCGATGCTCACCACCGTCGAGACCGGCGAGCACTACACCTACGGGCTCGGCATCATCTCCCGCAAGCTGACCTGCGGCGTCCAGGTGTACGGCCACGACGGCGTCGTCTGGGGCTCGCTCTCCGGTGCGGCCGGCACGCGGGACGGCAAGCACATGCTGACCTTCAACATCAACGGTGACTGGCTCGACCAGAGCCCGCCCTTCGAGAACATGTTCGAGGGCGAGTTCTGCGGGACCGCCACCAAGAGCGACAAGAAGCCGGCGGCCCGGGCGGCGCTCGGCCCGGTGAACCGCTAG
- the cobM gene encoding precorrin-4 C(11)-methyltransferase, which yields MTVYFIGAGPGAADLITVRGARTLARCEVCLYAGSLVPRELLADCPPGARLVDTARLDLEQITAEFVRAHEAGQDVARLHSGDPAVFSAVAEQMRRLDAAGIPYEIVPGVPSFAAAAAALGRELTVPTVGQTVILTRVAQQATPMPPGEDLATLGRSGALLVLHLAARYTDRVVAELLPHYGADCPAAVVAMASRPDEIVLRGTLADIAGQVAEAGVVRTAVILVGRALAAEQFPDSYLYSTGRDRRDH from the coding sequence ATGACCGTGTACTTCATCGGCGCCGGCCCCGGCGCCGCCGACCTCATCACGGTGCGGGGCGCGCGGACCCTGGCCCGCTGCGAAGTCTGCCTCTACGCGGGCAGCCTCGTCCCCCGGGAGCTCCTCGCCGACTGCCCGCCCGGCGCCCGGCTCGTGGACACCGCCCGGCTGGACCTGGAGCAGATCACGGCGGAGTTCGTCCGCGCCCACGAGGCCGGCCAGGACGTCGCCCGGCTGCACTCCGGCGACCCGGCCGTCTTCAGCGCCGTCGCCGAGCAGATGCGCCGCCTGGACGCGGCCGGGATCCCGTACGAGATCGTGCCCGGCGTGCCCTCCTTCGCCGCGGCCGCCGCGGCGCTCGGCCGCGAGCTGACCGTGCCGACCGTCGGCCAGACGGTCATCCTCACCCGCGTCGCCCAGCAGGCCACCCCGATGCCGCCCGGCGAGGACCTCGCGACGCTCGGCCGTAGCGGCGCCCTGCTCGTCCTCCATCTGGCGGCCCGCTACACCGACCGCGTCGTCGCCGAGCTGCTCCCGCACTACGGCGCGGACTGCCCCGCGGCCGTCGTCGCCATGGCCAGCCGCCCCGACGAGATCGTCCTGCGCGGCACGCTGGCCGACATCGCGGGGCAGGTGGCGGAGGCCGGGGTGGTCCGTACGGCGGTCATCCTCGTGGGCCGCGCGCTGGCGGCGGAGCAGTTCCCGGACAGCTATCTGTACTCGACCGGACGGGACCGCCGCGACCACTGA
- the cbiE gene encoding precorrin-6y C5,15-methyltransferase (decarboxylating) subunit CbiE: MSHAPVTVVGIGADGWPGLAPGSREALRAAEVVVGGPRQLDLLPEDCTGERVPWPSPLRPAVPGLLAAHAGRRVCVLASGDPMFFGIGRTLVDVLGDPARLRVLPHPSSVSYACARLGWPLDDTEVVSLVGRPLGALVTALHPGRRLLVLSAGAGTPAEVAELLTARGFGPSRLTLLEQLGGPRERRAEGPAEGWPHPPGDALNVLAVECRATPGAPRLPLTPGLPDDAFEHDGQLTKRHLRAVTLATLAPAPGELLWDVGGGSGSIGVEWMRAHRSCRAVAVERDPVRAGRIARNAEALGVPALRVVTGAAPVALAGLPTPDAIFVGGGLTAPGLLDACWEALPGGGRLVANTVTLESEALLTEWYRRHGGELTRLAVARAVPVGGFTGWRQAMPVTQWSVTKPRGPVAEPVQGELQP, translated from the coding sequence GTGAGCCATGCCCCCGTGACCGTCGTAGGCATCGGTGCCGACGGCTGGCCCGGCCTCGCCCCCGGTTCCCGGGAGGCGCTCCGCGCCGCCGAGGTGGTCGTCGGCGGACCGCGCCAGCTGGATCTGCTCCCGGAGGACTGTACCGGCGAGCGCGTCCCCTGGCCGTCGCCGCTGCGCCCCGCCGTGCCCGGCCTGCTGGCCGCCCACGCCGGGCGGCGCGTCTGCGTGCTCGCCAGCGGCGACCCCATGTTCTTCGGCATCGGCCGCACGCTCGTGGACGTCCTCGGCGACCCGGCCCGGCTGCGGGTGCTGCCGCACCCCTCCTCCGTCAGTTACGCCTGCGCCCGGCTCGGCTGGCCGCTGGACGACACCGAGGTGGTCAGCCTGGTCGGCCGGCCGCTCGGCGCGCTCGTCACCGCGCTGCACCCGGGCCGCCGCCTGCTGGTGCTCAGCGCCGGGGCCGGCACCCCGGCCGAGGTGGCGGAGCTGCTGACCGCGCGCGGCTTCGGGCCGAGCCGGCTGACCCTGCTGGAGCAGCTCGGCGGCCCGCGCGAGCGCCGCGCCGAGGGCCCGGCCGAGGGCTGGCCGCACCCGCCCGGCGACGCGCTGAACGTCCTCGCCGTCGAGTGCCGGGCCACCCCCGGCGCGCCGCGCCTCCCGCTCACGCCCGGCCTCCCGGACGACGCCTTCGAGCACGACGGGCAGCTGACGAAGCGTCATCTACGGGCGGTGACGCTCGCCACGCTCGCCCCGGCACCCGGCGAGCTGCTGTGGGACGTGGGCGGCGGCTCCGGCTCCATCGGCGTCGAGTGGATGCGCGCCCACCGCTCCTGCCGCGCCGTCGCCGTCGAGCGCGACCCCGTACGGGCCGGCCGGATCGCCCGTAACGCCGAGGCGCTCGGCGTGCCCGCCCTGCGCGTCGTCACCGGCGCCGCCCCGGTGGCCCTGGCCGGGCTGCCCACGCCGGACGCGATCTTCGTGGGCGGCGGGCTCACCGCCCCCGGCCTGCTCGACGCCTGCTGGGAGGCGCTGCCCGGCGGCGGCCGGCTGGTCGCCAACACCGTCACCCTCGAATCCGAGGCGCTGCTCACCGAGTGGTACCGGCGGCACGGCGGCGAGCTGACCCGCCTCGCCGTGGCGCGGGCCGTCCCCGTCGGCGGCTTCACCGGCTGGCGGCAGGCCATGCCGGTCACGCAGTGGTCCGTGACCAAGCCGCGGGGACCCGTGGCCGAACCCGTACAAGGAGAGCTCCAGCCATGA
- the tsaD gene encoding tRNA (adenosine(37)-N6)-threonylcarbamoyltransferase complex transferase subunit TsaD produces MVLGIESSCDETGAGLVQDGKLLGHSVASSMDEHARFGGVVPEIAARAHVHAAAPVVHAALADAGLTMSDIDAVAVTTGPGLSGALQVGVAAAKGFAYSLGVPLYGVHHLAGHVAADTLEHGPLPNPCMVLIVSGGHTSLLLVRDLARDPIVHLGDTLDDAAGECFDKVARVFGLPYPGGPAVDRAAREGDPRAVAFPRPLTGPRDDRYAFSFSGLKTAAARWAEQHRAAGLPLPVADGAASLQEAIADVLTRKAVAACKEHGVDTLVVVGGVAANSRVRALAEERCAKAGITLRVPPLRLCTDNGAMIAAVGDLLVRAGAEPAPLDVSIDPSAPLEYAALHPVARKAVVA; encoded by the coding sequence GTGGTGCTGGGGATCGAGTCGTCCTGCGACGAGACCGGTGCGGGTCTGGTCCAGGACGGAAAGCTGCTGGGCCACTCGGTGGCGTCCAGCATGGACGAGCACGCGCGCTTCGGCGGCGTCGTGCCGGAGATCGCGGCGCGCGCGCACGTGCACGCGGCGGCGCCGGTCGTCCACGCGGCGCTGGCCGACGCGGGTCTGACCATGAGTGACATCGACGCGGTCGCCGTCACGACCGGCCCCGGCCTGTCCGGCGCGCTCCAGGTGGGCGTCGCGGCGGCGAAGGGCTTCGCGTACTCGCTGGGCGTGCCGCTCTACGGCGTGCACCACCTCGCGGGGCACGTGGCCGCCGACACCCTGGAGCACGGGCCGCTGCCCAACCCCTGCATGGTGCTGATCGTCTCCGGCGGCCACACCTCGCTGCTGCTCGTACGGGACCTGGCGCGCGACCCGATCGTCCACCTCGGCGACACCCTCGACGACGCCGCGGGCGAGTGCTTCGACAAGGTCGCCCGGGTCTTCGGGCTGCCCTACCCCGGCGGCCCGGCCGTCGACCGGGCGGCGCGCGAGGGCGACCCGCGCGCGGTGGCGTTCCCTCGCCCGCTCACGGGCCCGCGCGACGACCGCTACGCGTTCTCCTTCTCCGGCCTGAAGACGGCCGCCGCGCGCTGGGCCGAGCAGCACCGGGCCGCGGGGCTGCCGCTGCCGGTGGCCGACGGCGCCGCCTCCCTCCAGGAGGCCATCGCCGACGTCCTCACCCGCAAGGCCGTCGCCGCGTGCAAGGAGCACGGCGTGGACACGCTCGTCGTGGTCGGCGGCGTGGCCGCCAACTCCCGGGTGCGGGCCCTGGCCGAGGAGCGGTGCGCCAAGGCCGGCATAACCCTGCGGGTGCCGCCGCTGCGGCTGTGCACGGACAACGGCGCCATGATCGCCGCGGTCGGTGACCTGCTGGTGCGGGCGGGCGCGGAGCCGGCGCCGCTGGACGTGTCGATCGACCCGTCGGCACCGCTGGAGTACGCGGCGCTGCACCCGGTCGCCCGCAAAGCCGTAGTCGCGTAA